The Faecalibacterium sp. I3-3-89 sequence ACCTGCCTCCACCCTGCGCTACTACGACAAAGAAGGGTTACTTCCCTTTGTGGAGCGTTCCTCCGGCGGCATTCGGATGTTCCGGGAAAACGACTTCGAGTGGCTGCAGGTCATCCGCTGCATGAAAAAAGCCGGAATGTCCATCAAGGATATCCGGCAGTATATTGAGCTTTCCATGCAGGGAGACGACACCATTGACACCCGGCTGGAGATGTTCCGGCATCAGCGGGAGGTGCTCACCCAGCAGATCCAGCAGTTACAGCATACGCTGGAGACTGTGGAGTATAAATGCTGGTTCTATGAAGCCGCCAAAGCCGCTGGGACAGTGGATGTCCCCGGTGCGATGACCGATGCGGATGTACCTGATCAGTTCCGTGCCATCCGGCAGGAGCTTCGGGGACAGAAGATGCCGAATATCGAAAGATAAGATATGCCGTTCCAGTTGCTTTTGGAACGGCATTTCTCTTAATCTTCTAACCCATGGCTCCCGGTTACGGTTTTCAAGTATTTCTCCGGGTCGCCGTTCAGAATCAAGTCCGCTTTGTTGATAAGGTTTTGAACACACAGCCGTCGGGAACAAGCCGGAATTGTCATTTCCGAAGAAAACGAAAAATCCGAACCCTTCTCCTATCGGAAAAAAGTTCGGATTTCGTTGTTGTGGTGCACCTCCAGGGACTCGAACCCTGGGCCCACTGATTAAGAGAGCAAGCCGCCGGTTCGTCTCAATTTCTGGAAGTTTCGAGTCATCGTTATTTTTAATCAAAGCAACGTGATTTTTCACCCGGTAATTTCTGCACCCTTTGTCGGATTTTGCAACGAAAAGCACCCTCTGCACGTTTTGAAACCGTGCAAAATCCGTGCAGAAACCGTGCACTTACTCTCCGACAAATTAAAAATCACCCTATCCCCACCGACTTGACGGCATTGGTTTGGGTGGCCATTCTCTTATTTTTAGTACTTGCTGCATCACAAGCCGATTGGAAAGCATCTGACCTCATTCTCAGTATAACCCGTCGTTTTGTGTTAGAAAAAAGCAACACAGCACGATATGGTCTGTATGGCCTTGTAGTGGTATCCTTTTGCCAACAAGAAAACAACATAAAACGAAAGGAAAAACAAATGATGAAACGTATCTTTACCCTGATTACCTCTATTGTTCTGGCCACCAGTCTACTGGCTGTCCCCTGCTTTGCCGCTGAGCCTGAAGACTTGCCAGCACCGCAGCCTGGTGTGACCGAAACGGAACAACCTGACGGTTCTGATCAGCCTGAGAATCCGGACAGACCTTCTATCCAGCCATGTGATGCTATGCCGGGCGTTGGAGACATGGGTTAACTCATAAAATCGATGTTCAAGTATTCTTTCGCTTCTTTTTTGACAACCTCTAACCCGATTTGATATCCAATGACTTTGCAGAGATAATACGATTGGTAGTACAATTCTTTGCTGATTTCGTCATCGCCCATAAAATGTCGGCATTCCGCTTCAATTTCCAGACATCGGGGCAATACTTGGTAATGTCCATATTGAATACAGGCTTCTCGTCCTTCTTTAGCGAGTGCAGCTCCTTCCTCATAGCGACCGCACAAATCCAGTACCCGAGCATAATTATAAAGGACCAAAGGCAACACCCCTATAGATGTTATGGTTTCCTTAAAATGCTTACGCACATACTTAAGCAGCTGATAG is a genomic window containing:
- a CDS encoding MerR family transcriptional regulator: MIYTVGEMAQKLGVPASTLRYYDKEGLLPFVERSSGGIRMFRENDFEWLQVIRCMKKAGMSIKDIRQYIELSMQGDDTIDTRLEMFRHQREVLTQQIQQLQHTLETVEYKCWFYEAAKAAGTVDVPGAMTDADVPDQFRAIRQELRGQKMPNIER